A single Anatilimnocola floriformis DNA region contains:
- the fliG gene encoding flagellar motor switch protein FliG codes for MSDLRKAAVLLMSLPEEDAAALLAKLTPKQVEVVSIEIAKLGRLSGTEQETVIQEFAGVNPAALGVAGGGLEFASQLVSKALGDQAGKTLENVRQSIQSLPFGFLKKVDPQNLLTFIMDEHPQTIALILSHLPSAYGAEILKGLPAERQLSVIRRIAHMGQTNPEVISEVERGLESRMANLMNQSFEKAGGVNSVAEILNVTDRATERSLLESLSQEDPELVDEIRRLMFVFDDIGKLTDKDIQSVLKNVETSQWAMALKGASPELKQKVLGNLSTRAAQTLKEEIEYLGAKKLSEVEAVQQQIVDVVRKLEDAGQITVHAAEENEQLVQ; via the coding sequence ATGTCCGATCTGCGAAAAGCTGCTGTTCTGCTGATGAGTCTCCCCGAGGAAGACGCCGCTGCGCTCCTCGCCAAGCTCACGCCCAAGCAAGTCGAAGTGGTCTCGATCGAAATCGCCAAGCTCGGCAGACTGTCGGGGACCGAGCAGGAAACCGTCATTCAAGAATTTGCCGGCGTGAACCCCGCCGCGCTCGGTGTGGCCGGCGGCGGTCTCGAGTTTGCTTCGCAGCTCGTCTCCAAAGCCCTCGGCGACCAGGCCGGCAAGACGCTCGAAAATGTGCGTCAGTCAATTCAGTCATTACCGTTCGGCTTTCTGAAAAAAGTCGACCCGCAGAACTTGCTCACGTTCATCATGGACGAGCATCCACAGACCATCGCCCTTATCCTCTCGCACCTGCCGAGCGCGTATGGCGCGGAAATTCTCAAAGGCTTGCCCGCCGAACGGCAGCTGTCAGTCATTCGCCGCATTGCCCACATGGGGCAAACAAATCCGGAAGTGATCTCCGAAGTCGAACGCGGCCTCGAGAGCCGAATGGCGAACTTGATGAATCAATCGTTCGAAAAAGCGGGCGGCGTAAATAGCGTGGCCGAGATCTTGAACGTTACCGATCGCGCGACCGAACGTTCGCTCCTCGAAAGCCTCTCGCAAGAAGATCCCGAGCTCGTCGATGAGATCCGCCGCTTGATGTTTGTCTTCGACGACATCGGCAAGCTCACCGACAAGGACATTCAATCGGTCCTCAAGAACGTCGAAACTTCGCAATGGGCTATGGCCCTCAAGGGTGCCAGCCCCGAGCTCAAACAAAAAGTCCTCGGCAACCTGTCCACGCGCGCTGCTCAAACGCTCAAGGAAGAAATCGAATACCTGGGCGCGAAAAAGCTCTCTGAAGTGGAAGCCGTGCAGCAACAGATTGTCGACGTTGTGCGGAAGCTCGAGGACGCCGGCCAGATTACCGTCCATGCAGCCGAAGAGAACGAACAGCTGGTGCAGTAG
- a CDS encoding AraC family transcriptional regulator, translating to MTKAKLNSAPHWFDPRSGAPAISIQQHSVRERNFEPPRTNCFRIWSIEGGEGKFAVSSGSYEFAAGQLLFFVPYQQLKFAARSAWEATEIQFHANFLCVETFHAETGCSGALFNDLYGPPLVALNETARPQVADLLRQLAQEQREQATAYEDASLSLLKLLLIAATRQKTQQSLACSPDDRGFRHPLIAQLRELIEQHYCTLHTPKDYAELLHVTPKTLGRCVSEQLGKTLTDLIRERLLTHAKWQLLHTLRPVKEIARETGFKDEFYFSRLFKQETGVSPKFFREFETEIRGGSNLSMRFAPPSIRE from the coding sequence ATGACGAAAGCGAAATTAAATTCCGCGCCGCACTGGTTTGATCCGCGCAGCGGCGCGCCTGCCATTTCGATTCAGCAGCATTCGGTTCGTGAGCGGAATTTTGAACCGCCGCGGACCAATTGCTTTCGCATCTGGTCGATCGAAGGCGGCGAAGGAAAGTTCGCCGTCAGTTCTGGCAGTTATGAGTTTGCCGCTGGTCAGTTGCTGTTCTTCGTCCCTTATCAGCAACTGAAGTTTGCTGCACGGAGTGCGTGGGAGGCGACGGAGATTCAGTTTCACGCTAATTTTCTCTGCGTCGAAACCTTTCATGCCGAGACCGGTTGCAGTGGCGCGCTGTTCAACGATTTGTATGGTCCGCCGTTGGTTGCTTTGAACGAAACCGCTCGTCCGCAGGTTGCTGACTTGCTCCGGCAACTCGCTCAGGAACAGCGAGAGCAAGCGACCGCCTATGAAGACGCATCCTTGTCGTTGCTAAAGCTCTTGCTGATTGCCGCTACGCGGCAGAAGACGCAGCAGTCGCTCGCTTGTTCTCCTGACGATCGCGGTTTTCGGCATCCGCTGATTGCGCAGCTGCGCGAGTTGATCGAGCAACATTACTGCACGTTGCATACGCCCAAGGATTACGCCGAGCTGTTGCACGTCACGCCGAAAACTCTTGGCCGGTGCGTGAGCGAGCAGCTTGGCAAGACGTTGACCGATTTGATTCGCGAGCGATTATTGACGCATGCCAAATGGCAGCTGCTTCACACCCTGCGGCCGGTAAAGGAAATCGCGCGCGAGACCGGCTTTAAGGACGAGTTTTATTTCAGCCGATTGTTCAAGCAGGAAACGGGCGTCTCGCCGAAGTTCTTTCGGGAGTTTGAGACGGAAATTCGCGGCGGGAGCAATTTGTCCATGAGATTCGCCCCTCCGTCCATTCGCGAATGA
- a CDS encoding DUF417 family protein gives MFIRRIFEAAARLDRIGLTVTRIGLMVVLLWIGGLKAFRYEADGIIPFVANSPFMSFLLKDPANYKSHKNPEGALVPANREWHEQNGTYVFAYGLGSVIVIYGLLIGTNPWLPQVAAVGSFLVFTMSFVTLSFLITTPECWVPALGDAQHGFPYLSGAGRLVIKDAIMMGAALVTMADSAKTYLQRTAA, from the coding sequence ATGTTCATTCGCCGCATTTTCGAAGCTGCCGCCCGTCTCGATCGCATCGGCCTGACCGTCACCCGCATCGGCTTGATGGTGGTACTGCTTTGGATCGGTGGTTTGAAAGCTTTTCGCTACGAAGCCGACGGCATTATCCCTTTCGTCGCCAACAGCCCGTTCATGAGCTTCTTGTTGAAAGATCCGGCGAATTACAAATCGCACAAGAATCCGGAGGGGGCTCTCGTGCCCGCCAATCGGGAGTGGCACGAACAGAATGGCACGTACGTGTTTGCTTACGGCTTGGGCTCGGTCATCGTGATCTATGGCTTGCTGATCGGCACGAACCCATGGCTGCCACAAGTAGCGGCAGTTGGAAGCTTTTTGGTCTTCACCATGTCGTTTGTCACCCTCTCATTCTTGATCACGACGCCCGAATGCTGGGTGCCGGCTCTCGGTGACGCCCAGCATGGTTTTCCGTATCTGAGTGGCGCCGGTCGACTGGTGATCAAGGATGCCATCATGATGGGGGCGGCCTTGGTGACGATGGCTGATTCGGCGAAGACGTATCTGCAGCGAACCGCGGCTTGA
- a CDS encoding radical SAM protein, whose product MTLDVLHTQHQRHFASSKFVYPVLSRRSGGISLGVNLNPDKVCNFDCIYCQVDRTTTSDTQFVELPQLLSELDYFLSLVTSGELYETEKFRHTPPQLRRLNDIAFSGDGEPTTHRNFADIIEQVAALKRKHNLPQVKLVLITNASMFHRPHVQRGLELLDQNNGEIWAKLEAGTAEYFKKIDRTTIHFEQILQNITAAARVRPLVIQSLFMRVAGEPPPAAEIEAFCDRLNEVTTAGGKLSLIQIYTVARKPTESYVTPLSDAEVDAIVQRVRERTGLTAAAFYGANTDAIEPAGSAAKDDSHE is encoded by the coding sequence ATGACCCTCGACGTCTTACACACGCAGCACCAACGTCACTTCGCGTCGAGCAAGTTCGTCTATCCCGTGCTGAGCCGCCGGAGCGGCGGGATTTCGCTGGGGGTGAACCTTAACCCCGACAAGGTTTGCAACTTCGACTGCATTTATTGCCAGGTCGATCGGACCACGACGAGCGATACGCAGTTCGTTGAACTGCCGCAACTGCTGAGCGAGCTCGACTATTTTCTGTCGCTCGTCACCAGCGGCGAACTGTATGAAACGGAAAAGTTTCGCCACACGCCGCCGCAGCTGCGCCGGCTGAATGACATTGCTTTCTCAGGTGATGGCGAACCGACGACGCATCGCAATTTTGCCGACATCATCGAACAAGTCGCCGCGCTAAAACGCAAGCACAATCTGCCGCAGGTGAAGCTGGTGCTGATCACCAATGCCAGCATGTTTCATCGCCCGCATGTGCAGCGCGGGCTCGAACTGCTCGATCAAAACAACGGCGAGATTTGGGCCAAGCTGGAAGCGGGAACGGCCGAGTATTTTAAAAAGATCGATCGGACGACGATTCACTTTGAGCAGATCCTGCAGAACATTACTGCGGCAGCGCGAGTGCGACCGCTCGTGATTCAGTCGCTGTTCATGCGCGTGGCTGGTGAGCCGCCGCCGGCAGCGGAGATCGAAGCCTTTTGCGATCGGCTGAATGAAGTTACGACGGCTGGCGGCAAGTTGAGTTTGATTCAGATTTACACGGTGGCCCGCAAGCCGACCGAAAGTTACGTCACTCCGCTGAGCGATGCCGAAGTCGATGCCATCGTGCAGCGCGTGCGCGAGCGAACAGGACTGACGGCTGCGGCTTTTTACGGCGCGAATACGGACGCGATCGAACCTGCCGGGTCCGCGGCGAAAGATGACTCCCATGAATGA
- a CDS encoding (2Fe-2S) ferredoxin domain-containing protein yields MAHFTHHIFVCCNQRKKDSRASCDPDGDEALKSAFKKELEKRGLKPQVRANEAGCLDQCELGPVIVIYPQAIWYGGVRVKDVPRIVEETIVGGRIIPDLLIPDEKLNCKKK; encoded by the coding sequence ATGGCACACTTCACGCATCACATTTTCGTCTGTTGCAATCAACGCAAAAAAGATTCCCGCGCTTCGTGTGATCCCGATGGGGATGAAGCGCTGAAATCGGCTTTCAAAAAAGAGCTCGAAAAGCGTGGCCTGAAACCCCAGGTCCGCGCCAACGAAGCCGGTTGCCTCGACCAGTGCGAACTCGGCCCGGTCATCGTCATCTACCCGCAAGCCATCTGGTACGGCGGTGTGCGAGTCAAAGACGTGCCGCGCATCGTCGAAGAAACGATCGTCGGCGGCCGCATCATTCCGGATCTGCTCATTCCGGATGAGAAGCTGAATTGCAAGAAGAAGTAA